Proteins from a genomic interval of Lysobacter stagni:
- a CDS encoding sulfate ABC transporter substrate-binding protein has protein sequence MKTFLRNALFGLSVMLASSAAFAKDVQLLNVSYDPTREFYADVNQTFAAQWKQQTGETLTIRASHGGSGKQARAVIDGLEADVVTLALAADIDAIATNGKLLPADWQKRLPHNSAPYTSTIVFLVRKGNPKQIRDWGDLVKPGIGVITPNPKTSGGARWNYLAAWAWASQEYRDGAKVTDYLTRLFKNVPVLDTGARGATTTFVERGIGDVLLAWENEALLTLADPDTSAKFEIVVPSLSIKAEPPVAWVDKNVDRHGTRKQAEAYLRFLYTPEGQRLAAKHGYRPAEPDKVPAADLARFPEVKQVTIDAAFGGWKKAQAEHFADGGFFDKIYRPR, from the coding sequence ATGAAAACCTTTCTTCGCAATGCGTTGTTCGGCCTGTCGGTGATGCTCGCCAGCAGCGCCGCGTTCGCCAAGGACGTGCAGCTGCTCAATGTTTCGTACGACCCGACGCGTGAGTTCTACGCCGACGTCAACCAGACCTTCGCCGCGCAGTGGAAGCAGCAGACCGGCGAAACGCTCACCATCCGCGCCTCGCACGGCGGTTCCGGCAAGCAGGCGCGCGCGGTGATCGACGGCCTGGAGGCCGACGTCGTCACGCTCGCGCTGGCCGCCGACATCGACGCCATCGCCACCAACGGCAAGCTGCTTCCGGCTGACTGGCAGAAGCGCCTGCCGCACAACAGCGCGCCGTACACCTCGACCATCGTGTTCCTGGTGCGCAAGGGCAATCCGAAGCAGATCCGCGACTGGGGCGACCTGGTGAAGCCGGGCATCGGCGTGATCACGCCGAACCCGAAGACCTCCGGCGGTGCGCGCTGGAACTACCTCGCGGCCTGGGCATGGGCGTCGCAGGAATACCGGGACGGTGCGAAGGTCACGGATTACCTCACGCGTCTGTTCAAGAACGTTCCGGTGCTCGACACCGGCGCGCGCGGTGCCACCACCACGTTCGTCGAGCGTGGCATCGGCGACGTGCTGCTGGCGTGGGAGAACGAAGCCCTGCTCACGCTGGCCGATCCCGACACGAGCGCGAAGTTCGAGATCGTCGTGCCCAGCCTGAGCATCAAGGCCGAACCGCCGGTGGCATGGGTCGACAAGAACGTGGACCGCCACGGAACGCGCAAGCAGGCCGAGGCCTACCTGCGCTTCCTGTATACGCCCGAAGGTCAGCGCCTCGCCGCGAAGCACGGGTATCGCCCGGCCGAGCCGGACAAGGTGCCCGCCGCGGACCTGGCACGCTTCCCTGAGGTGAAGCAGGTGACGATCGATGCGGCATTCGGCGGCTGGAAGAAGGCGCAGGCGGAGCATTTCGCCGACGGCGGTTTCTTCGACAAGATCTACCGACCGCGGTGA
- the cysT gene encoding sulfate ABC transporter permease subunit CysT has protein sequence MSAVLQPTLRVIARRGRRPLPGFGLSLGLGLAWLSVVVLLPLAALAIRAAGLGVDGWLRAIQDPRVQASLKLSFGASLVAALAASLAGALVAWVVVRYRFPGRRLLDALVDLPFALPTAVAGIALTAIYSANGWVGRWLEPLGLKIAYTPIGIVIALIFIGLPFAVRTVQPVLEALGHEQEEAAASLGASRLTTLRRVVLPELLPALLTGFSLAFARALGEYGSVIFIAGNLPYRTEIAPLLITIRLEEYDYAGAVAIAALLLAASFVCLLAINAIPLLFAHERRGAKRDV, from the coding sequence ATGAGCGCGGTCCTACAGCCCACGTTGCGGGTGATTGCACGCCGCGGACGCCGTCCGCTGCCGGGCTTCGGCCTCAGCCTGGGCCTGGGCCTGGCATGGCTGAGCGTGGTGGTGCTGTTGCCGCTGGCGGCGCTGGCGATCCGCGCGGCAGGCCTGGGCGTGGACGGCTGGCTGCGCGCCATCCAGGACCCACGCGTGCAGGCTTCGCTGAAGCTCAGCTTCGGCGCATCGCTGGTCGCCGCACTGGCGGCGTCCCTCGCCGGCGCGCTGGTGGCGTGGGTGGTGGTGCGCTATCGGTTCCCGGGCCGGCGCCTGCTCGATGCACTGGTCGATCTGCCCTTCGCGCTGCCCACCGCCGTGGCGGGCATCGCGCTCACGGCGATCTACTCGGCCAACGGCTGGGTCGGCCGCTGGCTGGAGCCGTTGGGCCTCAAGATCGCCTACACACCGATCGGCATCGTCATCGCGCTGATCTTCATCGGCTTGCCGTTCGCGGTGCGCACGGTGCAGCCGGTACTGGAAGCGCTGGGCCATGAGCAGGAAGAAGCCGCAGCCTCGCTTGGCGCCTCGCGCCTGACCACACTGCGCCGCGTCGTGCTGCCCGAATTGCTGCCGGCACTGCTGACCGGTTTCTCGCTCGCCTTCGCGCGTGCGCTGGGCGAGTACGGCTCGGTGATCTTCATCGCCGGCAACCTGCCCTATCGCACCGAGATCGCGCCGCTGCTGATCACCATCCGCCTGGAGGAGTACGACTACGCCGGTGCGGTGGCCATCGCCGCGCTGCTGTTGGCGGCGTCGTTCGTATGCCTGCTCGCGATCAACGCGATCCCGTTGTTGTTCGCGCACGAACGCAGGGGAGCCAAGCGCGATGTCTGA